One window of the Oncorhynchus clarkii lewisi isolate Uvic-CL-2024 chromosome 19, UVic_Ocla_1.0, whole genome shotgun sequence genome contains the following:
- the LOC139375327 gene encoding protein CLN8-like, whose protein sequence is MTSEKASALPAFKGPGDPSPGYFSWGLRFQVIGLGFAFYTAVFVLSHLVSMALSQTYRSLLAKEKVFWNLAATRAAFGLQSTVAGLRALTEESAVSRDRVRGQEDWSWFTVLTATGFFLFENVALHASSVVFRAFDLPLAAHHFFALSGFAGAVVWDSLGHYLPMVTLLLEMSTPFTCISWMLLKAGWARTLFWKANQWVMIHMFHCRMVLTYYMWWVSWSHWGEMNMYVALPQRILFYTGLALLTVIINPIWTHKKTMQLLNPVDWNFSNKPPPNGPSGEQKEKTHER, encoded by the exons ATGACCTCCGAGAAGGCCAGCGCCCTGCCGGCATTCAAGGGCCCCGGCGACCCCAGTCCGGGCTACTTCTCCTGGGGCCTTCGCTTCCAGGTCATCGGCCTGGGCTTTGCCTTCTACACCGCTGTGTTCGTCCTCTCCCACCTGGTGTCCATGGCTCTCTCCCAGACCTACCGCTCTCTGCTGGCTAAGGAGAAGGTGTTCTGGAACCTGGCGGCCACACGGGCCGCGTTCGGCCTCCAGAGCACGGTGGCGGGCCTACGGGCGCTGACCGAGGAGTCGGCCGTGTCCAGggacagggtcagaggtcaggaggACTGGTCTTGGTTCACTGTGCTCACAGCCACAGGCTTCTTTCTGTTTGAGAATGTGGCGCTGCATGCCTCCAGTGTGGTGTTCAGGGCTTTCGACCTTCCCCTGGCCGCCCATCATTTCTTTGCCCTGTCAGGGTTTGCTGGGGCGGTGGTCTGGGACTCACTAGGACATTACCTGCCCATGGTCACTCTACTACTGGAGATGAGCACACCCTTCACCTGCATCTCCTGGATGTTACTAAAG gCTGGCTGGGCGAGGACGCTCTTCTGGAAGGCCAACCAGTGGGTGATGATCCACATGTTCCACTGCCGCATGGTGCTCACGTACTACATGTGGTGGGTTAGCTGGAGTCACTGGGGGGAGATGAACATGTACGTGGCTCTGCCCCAGCGCATCCTCTTCTACACCGGCCTGGCCCTGCTCACAGTGATCATCAACCCCATCTGGACGCACAAGAAGACCATGCAGCTCCTCAACCCTGTCGACTGGAACTTCAGCAACAAGCCGCCGCCCAATGGCCCCAGTGGGGAGCAGAAGGAGAAAACTCATGAGAGATAA